The Pseudofrankia sp. DC12 region CGGCAGCATGACGGACCTGGCCTCCTGACGGGACAGCCTTCAGGCGGGCCGCGCGACACGGCGCCGCCCAGAAGTGTTAACACTTTGCCGCGCACTACAGTGCGCTTGACAGTGAGCCTTTCCCTGCAACGACCCGTCACGCTAGGTAATCATCACGGGTCGTGATCGACGGCTGGGTCGCCGACGACGAAACGCGGGGCAACCGGTAGGAAGTAGTCCTCTCACAGATCACTTCCGCCGGAGCCCCGCGTCCTCATGAGTGTCACATACACGAGCGTCCTGCCCCTGAGCGATCACACGGTCGTCCGCCTTGCCACGCTCCTGATTGCGGAACGTAGGCGGACCGGTACGCGGAGCGGGACCCGCGCCCTGTCTCCATGGGAGCAGGCCGTGTTCGTCCTGCGCTGGTTCTGTGACGGAACCCCGGTCATCCGGCTGTGTCGGGACAACAACATCGGCAAGTCGGTGGGCTACCGCTACCTGCACGAGGGCCTCGCAGTCCTGGCCTGGCAGGCCCCTGACCTGCGCAACGCACTGATCGCCGCGAAGTTCGCCGGCTACGACCACGTGATCGTCGACGGGACGGTGATCGAGACCGACCGGGTGACCGTCCCCGGCCCGACGAAGGGCGTGGACCTGTGGTGGTCAGGAAAAATCAAGAACCACGGCGCGAACGTGCAAGTCGTCTCGGGTCCCGAGGACGGCTGGCCGCTGTGGGTGTCCGACGTCCGTCCCGGCCGGGAGCACGACACCACCGCCCTGCGCGCCTCCGGCGCCCCGGAGGTCTTCGAGGAGTGGTTCGCCGACGGCGGGCAGGTGCTCGGCGACGGCGGCTACGAAGCGTTCGGAACCCAGGAGGGGCAGTTCGCGGTCCCGTTCAAGAAGCCGAAGGGCGGGGAGCTGACCGCCGAACAGAAACTGCACAACCGCATCCACTACGCCCTGCGGGCGGTCGGGGAGCGCGCGAACGCGCTGCTCAAGGTCACCTTCCGCCTGCTCCGCAACGTCACGATCGACCCCTGGAAGATCGGGCTGGTCGCGAAAGCGTCCCTCGTCATCCTCCACACCGAGTACCAGAGGACCACCTGACGACCAACACACGATCACACTATTGATACTCACCCAGGGTGACGGTCGGTTGCAGGGAAAGGCTCAATGAGCGTCGGTAAGGATATCGTGTCCAGTCGCGAATGCCGATGACTTTGCTACGCTCCTACCTCGTCTCCCAGGGCCAAGGGAAGATCACTCCAGGTAGCGAACTATCGCTCTGAGTAATCGTCATGATCGAGCTCTCGGTCCAGGTTTCGACGGGTCTCGCGGGTGCAGTTCCTTCCGGCCGGAATCTCGCCGCCCGCGCTTCCGAGCTATCGGAAATGACGCCATCGGCAGCTACGAATGCCTACCCGAAAATCCGCTGCTGTGCGCCCAGTCGCCATGGCCGTTGAATTGACGAAAACAAGAGCCGCCGTTGCGAAACGACGGCCTCCTGATCGGGACAATGAGAGTGCGAACAAACAATCCCCCGAGACAGAAGGCCGCCAAGTGTCATCATGCCAGACCGGCGCCGCTTTGTCGAGCGGCCTTGACAACGCCGGCAAAGAAAAAATCGGTCGACTTCTTGCCATGCTGCGTCTTGTGAAGGATTTCCGCGACGCCCGGGGCCGGGTTTACGACCTCGAGTTCGTGCTTGCCACGGCGACCGTCGCGACGCTCGCTGGCGCCACGTGTTACCGCGAGATCGGAAGCGAGGCGGCCGACCTCTCCCAAGGGCTCCTCGCCGCACTCGGCGCGCCCTACGGCTATTTTCGGGGCTGCTACACCGTTCCCTGCGAATCCACCATCCGCGAGACCCTCAAAGGAGTCAACTCGCATGTGCTGGACCTGGTCGTCGGCACCTGGCTGCACGAACAAGCGACCCGCGATCACAACGGCGATCTGGTGATCGCCCTGGACGGTAAGGTCTTGCGCGGCGCTTGGAGCACGGAGAACCAGCAGTTCACGCTGTTCTCTGCCATGACTCACAACCAGGGGGTCGTCATCGCCCAGACCAAGGTCCCCGCGGATACCAACGAGATCACCCAGGTCGCGAACCTACTCAAAAACATCAAACACGAGCGCGGCCGAACCGTCATCACCGCAGACGCCGCGCACACGCAGGTCAAAACCGCGATCCTACTCTGGAAAAAACGAATCGACTACGTGTTCACTGTCAAGGGGAACCAGCCGAAGCTCTTCCAGCAAATATTCGATCGCCTCCTGCCGGTTATTCAGAAAACACCGGGGCATGAGGTCGAGGAATGCTCCCGCGGAAGTATCAAGCGCTGGACGACTTGGACGCGACCCGTGGATGACATCCGTTTCCCACGGGCCCGAACAATAGCCGTCATCTGCCGCGAAGAATTCGATCTCACCGGCGCCCGTCTCAGCAAGGAATACGCCTTCATTGTCACCAGCCTGCGCGGTGAGCGCGCCGCTCCGGACGCTATCCACACCCACGTCCGAATGCACTGGGGCATAGAGAACCGTGTCCATTACGTCCGCGACACCACCTGGCGGGAAGATGCCTGCCAAGCCCACCAAGAAAACGGCCCGCACAATCTCGCGANNNNNNNNNNNNNNNNNNNNNNNNNNNNNNNNNNNNNNNNNNNNNNNNNNNNNNNNNNNNNNNNNNNNNNNNNNNNNNNNNNNNNNNNNNNNNNNNNNNNCGCCGACCGCGAGGCCGACTACCTGCGCTTCCTGAACAACCTGGCCATCCCACCAGACAACAACGGGCCGGAGCGCGACATCAGAATGGTCAAGCTGAGACAGAAGGTCTCCGGCTGCCTGCGCTCCCTCACCGGCGCCCGCCAGTTCTGCGCACTGCGCAGCTACCTCTCGACCACCGCCAAACACGGCCTCGCCATGCTCGACGCCCTCGTCCAACTCGCCGAGGGCCGCCCCTGGCTGCCCACCAACACCCAAGCCCCCACCGCCACCGCGTGACAACCAGTAACCGTCAGCCAAGAAACACCTGACTAGTTACCGAACGTTTTAGTGCCACTAACATCCTCCGTTTTTGCACGGTGCAGCAACCCTGCGCGGATACGGCAGGCTCTTTGTGAAAACGGGCGGCAGGTTGCCCGGGGAGAAGGCGCGAAACATCGACCGCACGACTTCTGGGCGGTTGCGTGATCATCTTCTGCTTGCTGCACGATTTCCAAACGGATAGCGGTTCGCTGATCGGTTCCGCCGGGGCGTCCTGTGAATTGACACAGCGACTGAGCGCACTCACGGAGCGCTGGTGGTGTTACTTCGAAGAATACTTTAGATCGACTAGTGGCCCTGGCGCGGCAGGGCGCGCCACCATCGGGCCGGCAATGCTGGCGGCAACGGGCGTCAGGAGTTAAGTCGAGTCATTGGCCGCTACTGATTGGAGCGGCACCCGAAAGTCGAATCATCGTACGCCGAAGATGGCCGTGGCACATCGCCGTGCACAGCCGGACACCTGGCGTCATCCAAAAGCCTTGGTGCGATTGACATGTTGTCGAGCGGGAGCGGCTGAACGGTGTCGCGGGCAAATCGTGGCACGATTCGGTCCTTATCGCAATGAATTACTCTGCGTGCGCCTTTTCTGCAGATCCCGAGCGTCTACGTGATCTGACTTCGTATCGGCTGAGCAGGAACGATCGGCCTTCTTGGCTGGACGGTCGTGTCCTTGCAACTTGCACGGAGCGTGACAGCCAATTGCCTAGACTCTTGCCAGGGCCGCCAGGAGCGGTGTCCTCGCCAAGTCACCGATCAGCTACGATTGGTAACGATCTCTCTGTGGGGATGGACGTCTGGCGGCAGGGCAATCCCAACGACGCCGGGATCGGGCAATCCCAACGACGCCAGGATCGGGCGTCGACGGGAGGATGCCGTGGCGCGCGTGCGCCGGGACCTGCGGACTGGTCCCGCAGCGTACATCTCGGATGACACGGCGGGGCTGCGGGCGCCTGCGGCGACCTCGGTTGGCCCCGCTCCAGCACCCGGCCGCGGGTTCACTCAGTGATCGCTTGGTTTCTCGACGCGGCCCGGTTGACTCACAGACCCTCACCTACGGATACCAACGAAGAGCCGACGCCTCGGCGAGGGCAAGCACACGTCGCCGGACGCCGGAAGGTATGAGCGGGCAACCACTGGCTCGTCCAGTTCAGCACGGCGGCGCGAGCTCCTTGATCGCCTTGACCGAAGACGGTCCGCGACGTCGACAACGTCCGCGACAACGCTGCGGCCGAGAGCACAAACGACCTCTACACAACGAGATGCACAGACCCGCCGTCTGGAAGACGCCTCGCCAGGTCAAGGTCGCGACACTACCAGTCGACTGACCGGTGCGGTCACCGCAGCCCGCGCCAAGCGTGTGCCACCCGCCGAGGGCGAATCGGCCAACCACAGACGAAGCGCGTCGCCGTCGGCGACCGTGCTCTCAGCGGAACAGGTAGAGCGTCGGGACATCTTCTGGCAGAGCAAGCCGAGCGGACGGGACGACGATGCCCCGAGCCTCCGCAGCGTGGCATGCATCGACACGAAAGGGACCAGCGCGTTCGAACCTCGCCGTGTCCTCGCGCCGCCTGCCAGCGGTTCGTCGAGAGAAGTCCTTGTCGATATCAAGCCGACTCAAGACCGCGGCCGGATCGATGCGAGTCCGCCCCTGGGCGCTGCGTGTTCAGGTGCCTTGGTGTGGTCGCGCCGCCAGCGTGACCTGGCCAAACCGGAGTGAACGGCCCGTCGCTGCTTGAGGCCGCTCGGCGGTCGCAGATCCCTGGCGCACCGTACAGCACGGTGCCCACCGCCGGGAGAGGTAGACTCGCGGGTTCACGTCGTCCGTGGTGTCGCAGCACGACGCCGCTCGACTTGATCCGACACGGCCTGTCGCCGCGCTTGGTCGGGCACGGCCCGCACCGGAGGGATGTTTGACAGGCGCCTCGTGGGTTCGCATTGGGGATGCTGGCGGCGTTGGACAGCCCTAGGCGGCGGTGCGAGACTAAGGGGATGAGCATCGGTGTTCAGGCCATCCTGCCTACGGCGCGACGGCGAGGCATGCAAATAGCGCTAATTGCGTTCTCCATTGGCATGGTCACGGCGACGTTGAGCGGCTGTGGCGCCCGCAGCATCGCGGAGCGAACATATTATGGGCCGCCGGCGGGGGCCAAGGAGCCGACCGGTGGTTGGGTAGTCGGGGATGTCGGCGCGGCCGTGGCCGTGATTGAGGCGCCTGACCAACTCCACGTGGCGATCTGGGAGAATCCGATGTGCCACGGGATTCCCGAATCCCTGAAGGTCATCGATCCGCATACGGTCCAAATTATTTTCCACAAAGACGGCGTCAAAGGCTGCCGGAAGGACCCAAATTACCCGAATGGCACCGGCCCGCTCACCAGCGTATTGCGGCTCGACCCTCAGAAAGTCGACAGCGCGAAGGACGTGCGTGTCCTAGTCAGCTTCGCTGGCGGCGGTTCCGGAGAGCCCCTCGACGACGGAGGCGGCATCATCGCACATCCGATTGCAGCCAGCCGGTAGTGAATCGTCCCCGGTTGTACGGAGACTCTGACACGCCGCTAGGAAGCTTGGTGCGAGGATTAGGAGTCCGGCCGATGTCGATGCCGCGGGCGTGGGATTTCCTCCTACAGGGCCGCGGACCGGCAGTGGGCCGAGTGTGTGGGTAGTGGAATCCACGGACGTGGTGTACGGGTTGTGATCGAACAGTGACCTTCTGGAGTGGCGGTCCGGGAAGTGGGACGGCCACCGCGTGATCCTCTTCGAGAACCGTTCAAAGATCTCGAAGATGGAGGAACACTGCGATGGCCGTGCGACCGACTGTGCCTGATGCGGAACTGGTCGGCAAGGAACTGATGATGGCGAGTCCGGATCTGTTGGGCGCGTTGGTGAAAAGGTTCGCGGATTCCCTGATGTCCGCGGGGGCGGACGCGCTGTGCGGCGCGGAATACGGGGAGATCTCGGCTGATCGGGTGAATCGTCGGAATGGTTACCGGAACCGGGAGTGGGATACCCGGGCGGGCACCGTCGAGTTGCGGGTCCCGAAGCTGCGCGAGGGCACCTATTTCCCGGACTGGCTGCTGACCCGGCGCCGGCGGGCCGAGCAGGCGCTGATCTCGGTCGTCGCTACCTCCTATCTGCTGGGCGTCTCAACGCGCAGGGTCGACAAGCTCGTCGAGCAACTCGGCGTTTCGGGCATTTCGAAGTCGCAGGTGTCCGAGCTCGCGACGCATCTCGGCCTCGATCGTTCACGGGGTTGGCGGGGCTTCGCTGGGTGAGCGGCGACCAGGGTTTGTGATCTTGGTTTCCTGTCTGTGGGCGGGGTGGGATGACGGCGGTCGCGTCGTGGCGCCGGGTCCACGGCCCGGAGGGGGTCCTTCCACTGCTCGTCGGGGCGGGGGGTGGGTGGTCAAGGTCGGGGTGGGCAGGGCCCTGACCCGGTTCCAGGCGCCGAGGGCGGTGTCGAGCCAGGGCCAGTCGGCGCGTAGGTGCAGCCGGCGTTTCCGCTGGCCGTGGGTGAGCCGGGCGGGCAGGTCGAACAGGCGGAAACGCAGGAGCTTGATGGAGGCGTCGCGCAGGTGTCCGGGTTCCAGGGCGAGCCAGCGGTAGGCCGCGAGCAGGTTGCCGGCGAGTAGGACGATCTGGGGCCAGGCCTTGTTGATTCTCCAGTGGCGCGACGGCCAGCGGTTCAGGCCGATCGCCTTGCCCTGTTTGACGTCGTTCTCGACGTGGACGTGGGAGCGGTGGCGGGCATCGAGCCAGGCGAGCTGGCCGGCGTTCGCGTTGAGGGCGATCAGCTGGTAACGCCGGCCCTGCTGTTTCTCCTGGTCGGTGGCGCGGGCCAGGTACTTCGGGTGCAGCGGCTCGTCACGGACCAGGATCCGCAGGCCGGGGATCTTCTCGGTCCAGGCGGACAGGTCGAGCAGGCCGGTCAGCTCGGCGACGTAGGCGTTCTCGACGACGTCACCGGCCTGGTCGATCGCCGGGGTCCACGCCGCCGCGGGGAGTTTCGCGATCGCGGCCAGCTCCCGGTCGGTGCGGGGCCAGCCGACGGAGAACTCCCAGCGCCGGCCGCGCCTCCCGCCGCCGGACGCTATGTGTCCGAGTAGTTCGTGGGAGAAGCCCGCGCCGTCGAGGCGGATCAGCAGCCGGTGGCGGTAGGCGCCCGGGATCCGCTCGACCGCCCGGGTCAGAGTGGCGATGTCGTCGGCGGCGTCGTTGGACGTGGCGTTGCCCGGCCGCGGGTCGACGACGAGCAGGTCGTCGGTGTTGTCGCAGGTAGCCAGGTTCGGGGAGAACCCGACCCCGCCCTTGTAGGTCGCGGTTTCGCCTGCTCCTTGTCCTGCGACCGGGACAACACCAGCGAGGCGTCCAGGTCGACCACCGTGATCCCGGTCAGTTCCTTCCCGGCGACCGTCAGCCACGGGAAACCCTCGGGCCGGGCGGCCAGCAGCCCCCACCAGCGGCGGCGGAACGCGGACACGGCTCGCACCAGCCGCCCGAGTGTCTCCTCGTCGGCCTCGTTCAGGAACCGCCACACCGTCGGCGTTCGAGGCCACCGGCCCGGTTACCGGGGCGAGGTGGCGCAGCCCCTGGAAGTCACTGATCGCCTCCCCGCCGAGCAGCGACGGAGGCGACCAGCCGGTCATCGTCCCCGACGAACTCCAGCCGGTCAGCCCACCCGGCACCTGGCGTAGCCTGCACGGAAGAGGTGCACCTACCTCACACGGACGCGGTCCTAGACAAATCGCATCCTTACTGGTCAGGTGCACCTCGATCACGTTCCGGCAAGGTCAGCCCGGCATATCACCTGCCCCGGTGAAAGACGGAGGCTGGCAGGACTTGACGGAGAAGGAGAGAACTGTGCCGCTGTTGCATGTCCTCGACCTGAGCGGCACGGCGTGACGCCGCAGGGTGCTGTCACGCCCACCGACGAGATGTTCGACGTGATCGTCATCGGGGCCGGTCCGGCCGGCGAGGTGGTGGCCGGGAGGATGGCCGACGCCGGGCTTTCGGTGGCCGTGGTCGAGCGCGAGCGGGTAGGCGGCGAGTGCTCGTACTGGGGGTGCATCCCGAGCAAGACGCTGCTGCGGCCAGGGGACGTGATCGCGGCGGCCCGCCGGGTGCCCGGGGCGGCGAGCGCGGTCACCGGCGAGATCGACACCCCGGCCGCGTTCGACCGCCGGGACGAGATGGTAGGCGGCTACTCGGACGAGGGCGCGGTGCCGTGGCTGGTGGACCGCGGGGTCACGCTGGTGCGCGGCCGCGGCCGGCTGGCCGGCCCGCTGCGGGTGGACGTCGACACCGCCGACGCGATCATCCAGCCGGACGAGGACGCGCCGACCGGGACGATCCGGCGGCTGGCGGCCCGCAAGGCCATCGTGCTCGCGACCGGGACGAAGGCCTTCATGCCGCCGATTCCCGGCCTCGCCGACGTCCAGCCGTGGGACAACCGAAGCGCCACCGGGGCCACCGCGGTTCCGCGCCGTCTGGTGGTGCTGGGCGGCGGGGCGGTCGGAACCGAGCTCGCCCAGGGGTTCCGCAGGCTCGGCACGGCCGAGGTCACCATCATTGAGGGACAGCCCCGGCTGCTCGCGCGTGAGGAGCCGTTCGCCGGCGACGAGGTCGGCGCCGCGTTCGAGGCCGAGGGCATTACTGTGCGCACCGGCTGCCGTGTGACCGCCGTCCGGCGGGCCGGGGACGTCGCCGCGGCGGGGCCGGCGTCGTCCAGCGAGCGACGGCGACCGCCCGTCGTGGTGACCCTGGACAGCGGCGACGAGCTGGAGGCCGACGAGATCCTGGTCGCGGTCGGACGCCGGCCCGCGACCGAGGACCTTGGCCTGGAGACCGTCGGCCTGGCCCCCGGCCGGCCGGTCACCGTCGACAGCAGCCTGCGCGCCCTCGGCGTGACACCGCCCCCCGGCTCCGAAGGCGACGGCTGGCTGTACGCGATCGGCGACGTGAACGGGCGGGCGCTGCTGACCCACATGGGCAAGTACCAGGGCCGGCTGGTCGCCGACCTCGTCGCCGGCCGCCGGGACGCGGCGGGGACGGTGCCCGTCGAGGTCGCGGGCGAGCGCCTCATCCCCCGCGTCACGTTCACCGACCCGCAGGTCGCGGCCGTCGGGCTGACCGAGCAGGCCGCCCGGGAGGCCGGCCTGCCGATCCGGGCGGTCTCGGTACCCACCAGTTCGGTCGCCGGTTCCTCGGTCCGGGGCGTGAACCTGGTCGGCACCTCCCAGCTGGTCGTCGACGAGGAACGCCGCGTGCTCGTCGGCGCCACCTTCACCGGCCAGGACGTCCAGGAGCTCCTGCACTCGGCGACGGTGGCGATCGTGGGTGAGGTGCCACTGGAGCGGCTCTGGCACGCCGTCCCGTCGTTCCCCACCGTCAGCGAGGTCTGGCTCCGACTGCTGGAGAACTACGGCCTGTAGGCCCGGTCGGGCCATCCCGGGACGGCCGGGCACTTGTCGGCCCCGGACGTGGTGGCCTCGCGGCATACGCTCGGAAGTCGAGTCGCCGAACCCGGCCCACACCCGTTGGAGCCGGCGCCGGCGGTGGGACGGACCGGCGCTGGGCCGCGCTCGACGAGAGGTGGTGCCGCATGCCGTCGCACCCGGCGAGAAGTGCCGGCCTGCTGCTCTTCCGGACCGTCGACGGCGTGACCGAGGTGCTGATCGGGCATCTGGGCGGCCCGTTCTGGGCGCGCCGGGACGCCGGCGCCTGGTCGATCCCGAAGGGCCTGACCGAGCCGGGCGAGGACCTGCGCGCCGCCGCCGCACGGGAGTTCACCGAGGAGATCGGCGCGCCGCCGCCGGCCGGTGCCTGGCTGGACCTCGGCGACGCCCGCCAGTCCACCGGAAAGATCGTGACGGCGTACGCGCTGCGCGGCGAGTTCGACCCCGCGACGGCGGTCAGCAACACCTTCGAGATGGAGTGGCCGCGCGGCTCCGGCCAGGTCCAGTCCTTCCCCGAGATCGACCGGGTCGCCTGGTTCGACGTGGCGACCGCCCGGACCAGGCTCCACCCCGGCCAGGTGACGTTCCTCGACCGCCTGCTCGAGCTGCTGAACCCGCCCGGCGAGGCTCAGCAGGCCTGACCGGGCCCGGCTGCCAGACCCGACGGCGCCGTCGGCTACCCGGCCGCCGCGATCTTGATGCCGCAGCCGGGCTCGGCCAGGTAGACCTCGGTCGGCGCGCCGGGGTTCAGGGTGACCGGGCCGGCGCCCTTGTGGGCCGTGGTGAAGTCGAGCGTCCGGCCGTCGACCGCGCGCAACATCAGATCGCAGGTGTCGGCGTCGCCGAAGTCGATCGGATCGACCGAGATCGGGCCCGGGGCCTGGAAGGACTGTGTGTCGCCCGAATAGGCCTGCTGCGCGAAGGGCAGCGGGACGTCGCCCGAGCCCTGCTCGGGGGTCACGGCGCACTCGTCGTTGTTGACGGTCCAGTGGAACACACCGGTCACGGAGACCTGGTAGGTCTTGCGGCCGTAGATCCCGTCGACCTTCCCGCGCTCGACGCCCCCGCCGTCCAGGACGGTCACCGTGCAGCCCTGGTCGTCGTTGCCGGTGATCTGGTCGTCGATCGTGATCCGCCACGGCGCGTCGGCCGTGAACTCGCTCGAGCTGCCCGCGCTCGCCGGCGTCTGCCCGCTGTCGCGGGTCGCCAGGAGGCCGACGAGCGTGCCCGCCGCCGCGAGCAGGAGCACGCCGCCGACAACGAACGTCGCGATCAGCCTGCGCGACCGGCGCGGCCTGGCCGCCGACGGCGGCGCAGCCTGGCCCGCCGCGACCGTCGCCGACCACG contains the following coding sequences:
- a CDS encoding transposase family protein, which produces MSVTYTSVLPLSDHTVVRLATLLIAERRRTGTRSGTRALSPWEQAVFVLRWFCDGTPVIRLCRDNNIGKSVGYRYLHEGLAVLAWQAPDLRNALIAAKFAGYDHVIVDGTVIETDRVTVPGPTKGVDLWWSGKIKNHGANVQVVSGPEDGWPLWVSDVRPGREHDTTALRASGAPEVFEEWFADGGQVLGDGGYEAFGTQEGQFAVPFKKPKGGELTAEQKLHNRIHYALRAVGERANALLKVTFRLLRNVTIDPWKIGLVAKASLVILHTEYQRTT
- a CDS encoding ISAs1 family transposase; amino-acid sequence: MSSCQTGAALSSGLDNAGKEKIGRLLAMLRLVKDFRDARGRVYDLEFVLATATVATLAGATCYREIGSEAADLSQGLLAALGAPYGYFRGCYTVPCESTIRETLKGVNSHVLDLVVGTWLHEQATRDHNGDLVIALDGKVLRGAWSTENQQFTLFSAMTHNQGVVIAQTKVPADTNEITQVANLLKNIKHERGRTVITADAAHTQVKTAILLWKKRIDYVFTVKGNQPKLFQQIFDRLLPVIQKTPGHEVEECSRGSIKRWTTWTRPVDDIRFPRARTIAVICREEFDLTGARLSKEYAFIVTSLRGERAAPDAIHTHVRMHWGIENRVHYVRDTTWREDACQAHQENGPHNLA
- a CDS encoding transposase, with the translated sequence ADREADYLRFLNNLAIPPDNNGPERDIRMVKLRQKVSGCLRSLTGARQFCALRSYLSTTAKHGLAMLDALVQLAEGRPWLPTNTQAPTATA
- a CDS encoding transposase, with translation MADGRREGTDRDHGGRPGRLAGVVPVAGQGAGETATYKGGVGFSPNLATCDNTDDLLVVDPRPGNATSNDAADDIATLTRAVERIPGAYRHRLLIRLDGAGFSHELLGHIASGGGRRGRRWEFSVGWPRTDRELAAIAKLPAAAWTPAIDQAGDVVENAYVAELTGLLDLSAWTEKIPGLRILVRDEPLHPKYLARATDQEKQQGRRYQLIALNANAGQLAWLDARHRSHVHVENDVKQGKAIGLNRWPSRHWRINKAWPQIVLLAGNLLAAYRWLALEPGHLRDASIKLLRFRLFDLPARLTHGQRKRRLHLRADWPWLDTALGAWNRVRALPTPTLTTHPPPRRAVEGPPPGRGPGATTRPPSSHPAHRQETKITNPGRRSPSEAPPTP
- a CDS encoding NAD(P)/FAD-dependent oxidoreductase gives rise to the protein MFDVIVIGAGPAGEVVAGRMADAGLSVAVVERERVGGECSYWGCIPSKTLLRPGDVIAAARRVPGAASAVTGEIDTPAAFDRRDEMVGGYSDEGAVPWLVDRGVTLVRGRGRLAGPLRVDVDTADAIIQPDEDAPTGTIRRLAARKAIVLATGTKAFMPPIPGLADVQPWDNRSATGATAVPRRLVVLGGGAVGTELAQGFRRLGTAEVTIIEGQPRLLAREEPFAGDEVGAAFEAEGITVRTGCRVTAVRRAGDVAAAGPASSSERRRPPVVVTLDSGDELEADEILVAVGRRPATEDLGLETVGLAPGRPVTVDSSLRALGVTPPPGSEGDGWLYAIGDVNGRALLTHMGKYQGRLVADLVAGRRDAAGTVPVEVAGERLIPRVTFTDPQVAAVGLTEQAAREAGLPIRAVSVPTSSVAGSSVRGVNLVGTSQLVVDEERRVLVGATFTGQDVQELLHSATVAIVGEVPLERLWHAVPSFPTVSEVWLRLLENYGL
- a CDS encoding NUDIX domain-containing protein, with protein sequence MPSHPARSAGLLLFRTVDGVTEVLIGHLGGPFWARRDAGAWSIPKGLTEPGEDLRAAAAREFTEEIGAPPPAGAWLDLGDARQSTGKIVTAYALRGEFDPATAVSNTFEMEWPRGSGQVQSFPEIDRVAWFDVATARTRLHPGQVTFLDRLLELLNPPGEAQQA